The Chthoniobacterales bacterium genome includes a window with the following:
- a CDS encoding SIMPL domain-containing protein (The SIMPL domain is named for its presence in mouse protein SIMPL (signalling molecule that associates with mouse pelle-like kinase). Bacterial member BP26, from Brucella, was shown to assemble into a channel-like structure, while YggE from E. coli has been associated with resistance to oxidative stress.): protein MRTPDESSRTALDLRFIGSLAIAIALVLCTAIASQRWFQVRYRPEKHNIRITGSAKKRIVSDLIQWQATVEGRGEDRAAAYKTSREGREKVVAFLTAQGIKAEEIIPQSASSEELFEKVIEDKVLPGTTTAVRSETKVSKGFRSREVVAVRSTDVSRVEKASREITSLLEQGVTVNSESPNYFYTKLGDLKVEMLAAAAKDARTRAENILQSAGNASIGKLVTADMGIININPANETATSNEGNNDTSSLEKDIITIVHAEFEVK from the coding sequence ATGAGAACACCTGACGAATCCTCCCGAACTGCCCTCGATCTTCGCTTTATCGGCTCGTTAGCCATTGCGATAGCCTTGGTTCTTTGCACAGCGATCGCTTCCCAACGGTGGTTTCAAGTTCGCTACCGTCCGGAAAAGCACAACATCCGCATCACTGGCTCGGCCAAAAAACGGATCGTCTCCGATCTGATCCAATGGCAGGCAACGGTGGAAGGCCGAGGCGAAGATCGCGCCGCAGCTTACAAAACATCGCGAGAAGGACGCGAAAAAGTGGTCGCTTTTCTCACGGCCCAAGGCATCAAAGCCGAGGAAATCATCCCTCAGTCAGCCTCCTCCGAGGAGCTCTTTGAAAAAGTGATCGAAGACAAAGTCTTGCCCGGCACCACGACAGCCGTCCGCAGCGAAACCAAAGTTTCCAAGGGATTCCGCAGTCGCGAGGTCGTCGCCGTGCGTTCCACGGATGTCTCGCGAGTGGAAAAAGCTTCGCGGGAAATCACCTCGCTGCTGGAACAAGGCGTGACGGTCAATTCTGAGTCACCGAATTATTTCTATACCAAGCTGGGCGACCTGAAGGTCGAAATGCTCGCCGCCGCCGCCAAGGATGCCCGCACGCGAGCCGAGAATATCCTGCAATCCGCCGGTAATGCCTCCATCGGCAAACTCGTCACCGCCGACATGGGAATCATCAACATCAACCCGGCGAATGAAACTGCGACCTCCAACGAGGGCAACAACGACACATCGTCGCTGGAGAAAGACATCATCACGATTGTCCATGCGGAGTTTGAGGTGAAGTGA